Proteins encoded in a region of the Streptomyces sp. NBC_00258 genome:
- a CDS encoding SAV2148 family HEPN domain-containing protein — protein MGSGGLELPPGDGGHEGSSTDAPPGAVSLARPMEIGAELDWGADAWREVRTRAQRAGRAYIWLNLVEQRLRAVVAAVLRPIYEPVHGEDDWVVAAAGPAGQEWVQRAVAVREVSRRKGYLLDPADDNVISFLTLPQLRELMVQHWPCFEPYFDERRDVELALDELEVTRNVVSRNRALSEAVLAQAERASAKLLEILGAGSDVPSARRLPVDAVENLVGDRYADVVGVHSDRVRLMRQFPAEDIFGGARRLDAIGIGLNLLVQNFSGRRLVRLAESGCRVRLLFLNPASSAVKRRERELGIKRGELSRSVEMNILHMRRVRARLRDPGAFEIQVYDETPRFTAYLVDGDGSDGIAVVQSYLRRTRGMEAPVLVLRGGGRVLKPDEIGEEGLFGTYREEFEVAWADSRPVS, from the coding sequence GTGGGGTCCGGAGGGCTGGAGTTGCCCCCTGGTGACGGCGGTCACGAGGGGAGCTCCACGGATGCCCCACCGGGCGCGGTGTCCCTGGCGCGACCGATGGAAATCGGAGCGGAGCTGGACTGGGGCGCCGACGCCTGGCGCGAGGTGCGTACGCGCGCCCAGCGGGCCGGCCGGGCCTACATCTGGCTGAACCTCGTCGAACAGCGGCTGCGCGCGGTCGTGGCCGCTGTTCTGCGCCCGATCTACGAACCCGTCCACGGCGAGGACGACTGGGTGGTCGCCGCCGCCGGACCCGCGGGGCAGGAGTGGGTGCAGCGCGCCGTCGCCGTGCGCGAAGTCAGCCGCCGCAAGGGCTACTTGCTCGACCCCGCCGACGACAACGTCATCAGTTTCCTCACGTTGCCCCAGCTACGCGAGCTGATGGTGCAGCACTGGCCGTGCTTCGAGCCGTACTTCGACGAGCGCCGGGACGTCGAACTCGCCCTGGACGAACTGGAAGTCACCCGCAACGTCGTCTCGCGCAACAGGGCGCTGTCCGAGGCCGTCCTCGCCCAGGCCGAGCGCGCGTCCGCGAAGCTCCTGGAGATACTCGGCGCGGGCAGCGACGTACCGTCCGCGCGCCGGCTCCCCGTCGACGCGGTCGAGAACCTGGTCGGCGACCGGTACGCGGACGTGGTGGGCGTGCACTCGGACCGGGTGCGGCTGATGCGGCAGTTCCCCGCCGAGGACATCTTCGGCGGAGCGCGCCGCCTCGACGCCATCGGCATCGGCCTCAACCTCCTCGTGCAGAACTTCTCCGGGCGGCGGCTCGTCAGGCTGGCCGAGTCCGGCTGCCGGGTGCGGCTGCTTTTCCTGAACCCGGCCTCCAGCGCGGTGAAGCGCCGTGAGCGCGAACTCGGTATCAAGAGGGGCGAGTTGAGCCGCTCCGTCGAGATGAACATCCTGCACATGCGCCGGGTCCGGGCGCGGCTGCGCGATCCCGGCGCCTTCGAGATCCAGGTCTACGACGAGACGCCCCGCTTCACGGCGTACCTCGTCGACGGGGACGGCTCGGACGGGATAGCGGTCGTCCAGTCGTATCTGCGGCGGACGCGAGGGATGGAGGCGCCGGTGCTCGTGCTGCGCGGCGGAGGACGGGTGTTGAAGCCGGACGAGATCGGCGAAGAAGGGCTTTTCGGGACGTACCGCGAGGAGTTCGAGGTGGCTTGGGCCGATTCACGGCCTGTGTCCTGA